From the Lates calcarifer isolate ASB-BC8 unplaced genomic scaffold, TLL_Latcal_v3 _unitig_950_quiver_259, whole genome shotgun sequence genome, one window contains:
- the LOC108880517 gene encoding uncharacterized protein LOC108880517: MAAAKYSLIRGGSSIEAEEDEESDQLQPGTSSGTCELSSSRYPTTSTPLSTPSSSPTSPPFMLPAELTQCGRLLVPWGWVWPAGSPCWCGCLRVVLRAHGGDPIPGGGFFTIQCEYVKKQLLKRAQNVTPAKKKQGATPSRKRQRGISFESSSSLESSTDDTESNASTIILERSPQSTSSSSEGELVDGTETTDSPQNQARHYKVLQELYKSRPQPNKKDVAQLLDLEYQARRACIDSDAMKEQDRPTKILQAYPCFREVDHIMDELQRILNQENSHFIPELKNRWGTLFRGRPQLLPPSQTTLQPCRHYVRDQLHPGHLHSACAHLSNRGHC; the protein is encoded by the exons GATGAAGAGTCAGACCAGCTCCAACCAGGCACCTCCTCTGGGACTTGTGAGCTTTCCAGCTCCCGCTACCCCACTACCTCAACCCCTTTGTCCACCCCTTCTTCCTCCCCCACTTCTCCCCCCTTCATGTTACCAGCAGAACT CACACAG TGTGGCAGACTGCTGGTGCCGTGGGGCTGGGTTTGGCCCGCTGGAAGCCCGTGTTGGTGTGGGTGTCTCCGCGTG GTCCTGCGGGCCCACGGCGGCGACCCAATTCCTGGTGGTGGGTTCTTCACAatccagtgt gaATATGTGAAGAAGCAGCTTTTAAAAAGGGCCCAGAATGTGACACCCGCCAAAAAGAAGCAGGGAGCAACTCCTTCAAGAAAGAGGCAACGGGGCATTAGCTTTGAGAGTAGCAGCAGCCTGGAGTCATCCACTGATGACACTGAGTCCAATGCTTCAACTATAATCTTGGAAAGATCACCACAGTCGACAAGCAGTTCCTCAGAGGGTGAACTGGTGGATG GGACTGAAACTACTGACAGCCCACAGAACCAGGCAAGACACTACAAAGTTCTGCAGGAGCTATACAAATCCAGGCCCCAACCCAACAAGAAGGATGTTGCCCAGCTCTTGGACCTTGAATACCAAGCAAGAAGGGCTTGCATTGACTCTGATGCTATGAAAGAGCAGGACAGACCTACCAAAATTCTTCAAGCATATCCCTGCTTCAGAGAAGTGGATCAT ATAATGGATGAACTGCAGAGGATCCTCAATCAAGAAAACTCCCACTTCATACCTGAGCTGAAGAACCGCTGGGGGACCTTAT tCAGAGGAAGACCCCAACTCCTTCCTCCAAGCCAGACCACTCTTCAGCCCTGTCGTCATTATGTGCGAGACCAACTGCATCCTGGCCATTTGCACAGTGCCTGTGCTCATCTTTCCAATAGAGGACATTGCTGA